The following are from one region of the Equus przewalskii isolate Varuska chromosome 21, EquPr2, whole genome shotgun sequence genome:
- the COL9A3 gene encoding collagen alpha-3(IX) chain, with the protein MAGAPTLALLLLGQLLAVTMTEAQKTGPPGPPGPQGPPGKPGKDGIDGEVGPPGLPGPPGPKGAPGKPGKAGEAGLPGLPGVDGLTGRDGPPGPKGAPGERGNLGPPGPPGLGGKGRPGPPGEAGVSGLPGGLGLRGPPGPSGLPGLPGPPGPPGPPGHPGVLPEGATDLQCPAICPPGPPGPPGMPGFKGPTGYKGEQGEVGKDGEKGDPGPPGPAGIPGTVGLQGPRGLRGLPGPLGPPGDRGPIGFRGPPGIPGAPGKVGDRGERGPEGFRGPKGDLGRPGPKGVPGAAGPGGEPGMPGKDGRDGVPGLDGEKGEAGRNGAPGEKGPNGLPGLPGRAGPKGEKGELGRAGELGEAGPSGEPGIPGDVGVPGERGEAGHRGSAGALGPQGPPGAPGVRGFQGRKGSVGDPGLPGPQGLRGDIGDRGPGGAAGPKGEQGIAGSDGLPGDKGELGPSGPVGPKGESGSRGELGPKGIQGPNGTSGVEGVPGPPGPVGFQGVQGVPGITGKPGVPGKEASEQHIRELCGSMVSEQIAQLAAHLRKPLAPGSIGRPGPAGPPGPPGPPGSIGHPGARGPPGYRGPTGELGDPGPRGNQGDRGDKGSAGVGVDGPDGDQGLQGPQGVQGVSKDGRDGAPGEPGLPGDPGLPGAVGAQGTPGICDTSACQGAVMGGTGEKSGPRSS; encoded by the exons ATGGCCGGagcccccaccctggccctgcTCCTGCTCGGGCAGCTCCTGGCCGTGACCATGACCGAGGCACAG AAAACGGGACCTCCAGGCCCCCCTGGTCCCCAAGGGCCACCTGGGAAGCCCGGCAAGGACGGCATCGAT GGAGAAGTTGGCCCTCCAGGTCTGCCTGGGCCCCCG GGACCGAAAGGGGCTCCGGGGAAGCCAGGGAAAGCAGGAGAGGCCGGGCTGCCAGGCCTGCCTGGTGTGGAC ggcctgacaGGGCGTGATGGGCCCCCAGGACCCAAGGGTGCCCCTGGAGAACGG GGAAACCTGGGACCCCCAGGGCCGCCTGGGCTGGGG GGCAAAGGCCGCCCCGGACCCCCC ggagaggcaggggtgAGTGGCCTCCCAGGTGGACTCGGCCTCCGTGGCCCCCCG GGACCCTCCGGACTTCCAGGCCTCCCTGGCCCCCCAGGACCTCCGGGACCCCCT GGTCACCCAGGGGTCCTCCCCGAAGGCGCTACTGACCTTCAG TGCCCGGCCATCTGCCCGCCCGGCCCCCCTGGACCCCCAGGAATGCCAGGGTTCAAG GGACCCACGGGCTACAAAGGGGAGCAAGGAGAAGTCGGCAAGGACGGGGAGAAG GGTGACCCTGGCCCCCCTGGGCCTGCCGGCATCCCAGGCACAGTGGGGCTGCAG GGTCCTCGGGGGCTACGAGGACTGCCAGGGCCACTCGGGCCCCCCGGGGACCGG GGTCCCATTGGATTCCGAGGGCCCCCCGGAATCCCAGGAGCTCCCGGGAAAGTG GGTGATAGAGGCGAGAGAGGCCCGGAGGGGTTCCGAGGCCCCAAGGGTGACCTT GGCAGACCTGGTCCCAAAGGCGTCCCCGGAGCGGCCGGGCCGGGTGGAGAGCCG GGCATGCCGGGCAAGGATGGCCGGGATGGCGTGCCGGGACTCGATGGCGAGAAG GGAGAGGCTGGTCGCAATGGTGCCCCAGGGGAGAAGGGTCCCAACGGGCTGCCG GGTCTCCCAGGACGAGCAGGGCCCAAGGGCGAGAAGGGAGAACTG GGCAGAGCTGGAGAGCTGGGTGAGGCCGGTCCCTCGGGAGAACCTGGCATCCCA GGAGACGTTGGCGTGCCTGGGGAGCGCGGCGAGGCTGGCCACAGGGGCTCAGCG GGTGCTCTGGGCCCACAAGGCCCTCCTGGGGCCCCTGGTGTCCGAGGTTTCCAG GGCCGGAAGGGCAGTGTGGGAGACCCCGGGCTGCCGGGTCCCCAGGGTCTCCGAGGCGACATAGGTGACCGG GGCCCGGGAGGAGCCGCAGGGCCTAAGGGAGAACAG GGGATTGCAGGTTCCGATGGTCTTCCTGGGGACAAGGGAGAACTG GGTCCCAGTGGCCCTGTGGGACCCAAAGGAGAG TCGGGCAGTCGAGGGGAGCTGGGCCCAAAAGGCATCCAGGGTCCCAATGGCACCAGCGGTGTGGAGGGCGTCCCAGGCCCCCCGGGCCCTGTGGGCTTCCAGGGTGTCCAGGGCGTGCCTGGCATCACTGGGAAGCCCGGAGTCCCG GGGAAAGAGGCCAGCGAGCAGCACATCCGGGAGCTGTGCGGGAGCATGGTCAGTG aacAAATTGCACAGTTAGCTGCTCACCTGAGGAAGCCTTTAGCACCAGGGTCCATCGGTCGGCCTGGTCCAGCTGGACCCCCGGGACCCCCGGGGCCCCCAGGCTCCATTGGCCACCCTGGTGCTCGAGGGCCCCCTGGATATCGTGGTCCCACCGGAGAGCTGGGAGACCCCGGACCCAGAG GAAACCAGGGGGACCGAGGAGACAAAGGCTCAGCTGGCGTGGGTGTGGACGGGCCCGACGGAGACCAGGGGCTCCAAG GACCGCAAGGCGTGCAGGGCGTGAGCAAAGACGGCAGAGATGGGGCCCCTGGTGAGCCCGGGCTGCCTGGTGACCCTGGCCTTCCTGGTGCTGTTGGAGCTCAGGGGACCCCTGGCATCTGCGACACCTCGGCCTGCCAAGGAGCCGTGATGGGAGGCACTGGGGAAAAATCAGGACCTAGAAGCTCCTAA